One genomic segment of Primulina tabacum isolate GXHZ01 chromosome 9, ASM2559414v2, whole genome shotgun sequence includes these proteins:
- the LOC142555101 gene encoding TATA-box-binding protein 2-like, producing the protein MADPQGLEGTQPVDLSKHPSGIVPTLQNIVSTVNLDCKLDLKAIALQARNAEYNPKRFAAVIMRIREPKTTALIFASGKMVCTGAKSEQQSKLAARKYARIIQKLGFPAKFKDFKIQNIVGSCDVKFPIRLEGLAYAHGAFSSYEPELFPGLIYRMKQPKIVLLIFVSGKIVLTGAKVRGETYTAFENIYPVLTEFRKVQQ; encoded by the exons ATGGCAGATCCACAAGGGCTGGAAGGAACCCAGCCGGTTGATCTTTCCAAGCATCCTTCTGGAATTGTTCCAACTCTCCA GAATATTGTGTCAACAGTCAATTTGGACTGTAAATTGGATCTTAAAGCTATAGCTTTGCAAGCTCGCAATGCAGAATACAATCCCAAG CGTTTTGCTGCTGTGATCATGAGGATAAGAGAACCGAAAACGACAGCTCTAATTTTTGCATCTGGAAAGATG GTTTGTACAGGAGCGAAAAGTGAACAACAGTCAAAATTAGCCGCTCGGAAg TATGCTAGAATTATTCAGAAGCTTGGTTTTCCTGCGAAATTTAAG GATTTCAAGATTCAGAACATAGTCGGTTCATGTGATGTTAAGTTTCCTATTCGTCTTGAAGGTCTTGCATATGCGCATGGTGCCTTTTCAAGC TATGAACCAGAACTTTTCCCTGGGTTAATCTATCGGATGAAACAGCCAAAAATCGTGCTGCTTATTTTTGTATCTGGAAAGATTGTTCTCACCGGAGCCAAG GTCAGGGGTGAGACTTATACTGCCTTTGAAAATATATATCCAGTTCTCACTGAATTTCGAAAAGTTCAGCAATG A